The sequence ACTCGTTGTGAATTCTCTGGtgatattttaaagatgCCAGTATCAGAAGATTCATTAGGTCGTATTTTCAATGGTTCAGGTAAACCAGTTGATAAAGGTCCAAATGTTTTAGCTGAAGAATACTTAGATATTCAAGGTCAACCAATCAATCCATCAGTTAGAGTTTACCCACAAGAAATGATTCAAACTGGTATCTCTGCTATTGATACTATGAATTCAATTGCTCGTGGTCAAAAGATTCCAATTTTCTCTGCTGCAGGTTTACCACACAATGAAGTaagtataataaaaattatatacaCAATCATACATgcatatatataaaatcgcaaataataaaaattaatttattaatttaatttttatttatttatttttttttttttttaataatagattGCCGCTCAAATTTGTCGTCAAGCTGGTTTAGTTAAAAAATCAGGTAAAGGTGTTATTGATGATCATGAAGATAATTTTGCTATTGTATTCGCAGCTATGGGTGTTAATATGGAAACTGCATCATTTTTCAAACGTGATTTCGAAGAATCAGGTTCTATGGATAGAACTGCTCTCTTCCTTAATTTAGCAGATCATCCAACCATCGAACGTATTATTACTCCACGTCTTGCATTGACCACCGCCGAATATCTTGCATATCAATGTGAAAAACACGTTTTAGTTCTTTTAACCGATATGTCTTCATATGCTGATGCTCTTCGTGAGGTATCTGCTGCTCGTGAAGAAGTACCAGGTCGTCGTGGTTATCCAGGTTATATGTATACAGATCTTTCAACCATTTACGAACGTGCTGGTCGTATTCAAGGTCGTAATGGTTCTATCACTCAAATTCCAATTTTGACTATGCCAAATGATGATATTACCCATCCAATTCCAGATTTAACTGGTTACATTACTGAAGGTCAAATTTTCATTGATCGTCAAATCAATAACAGACAAATCTACCCACCAATCAATGTATTACCATCACTTTCTCGTCTTATGAAATCCGCCATTGGTGACGACATGACCCGTGGCGATCACTCTGAAGTCTCAAATCAAATGTATGCCAACTATGCCATCGGTAAAGATGTCCAAGCTATGAAAGCTGTCGTTGGTGAGGAAGCACTTTCTTCTGAAGATAAACTCTACTTAGAATTTTTAGAACGTTTCGAATCTAGCTTTGTCGGTCAAAACCATTATGAAAATCGTGATATCTTTAATTCATTGGATCTTGGTTGGTCTTTATTAAGAACTTTCCCAAGCAATCTCCTCAAACGTATCACtgaaaaaactattaaacaATACTATTCACGTTCATCAAAGGGTACTGTAGATTCAACTaactaaattttaaaaagaaaaaaatataaatcaaaaaaaaaaaaataaaataaaatctaaaaataaaataaaataaaaaaaaattttaaaaataaaacttttaaaaaaaaaaaaaaaaaaaaattaaaattgtaaatcatcatttttaaaataaatcttttaatatttgagtTTTTacatcacttttttttaaaaaaatctattttatttttttaaattaaattctttgtCACCATtatagattttaaatttactaa comes from Dictyostelium discoideum AX4 chromosome 2 chromosome, whole genome shotgun sequence and encodes:
- the vatB gene encoding vacuolar H+ ATPase B subunit, translated to MVGFEDHIAAITRNYQVNPRLDYRTVTAVNGPLVILDNIRGPKFSEIVTLTLGDGTQRKGQVLEIQGKRAVVQVFEGTIGIDAKHTRCEFSGDILKMPVSEDSLGRIFNGSGKPVDKGPNVLAEEYLDIQGQPINPSVRVYPQEMIQTGISAIDTMNSIARGQKIPIFSAAGLPHNEIAAQICRQAGLVKKSGKGVIDDHEDNFAIVFAAMGVNMETASFFKRDFEESGSMDRTALFLNLADHPTIERIITPRLALTTAEYLAYQCEKHVLVLLTDMSSYADALREVSAAREEVPGRRGYPGYMYTDLSTIYERAGRIQGRNGSITQIPILTMPNDDITHPIPDLTGYITEGQIFIDRQINNRQIYPPINVLPSLSRLMKSAIGDDMTRGDHSEVSNQMYANYAIGKDVQAMKAVVGEEALSSEDKLYLEFLERFESSFVGQNHYENRDIFNSLDLGWSLLRTFPSNLLKRITEKTIKQYYSRSSKGTVDSTN